The Nodosilinea sp. PGN35 genome includes a region encoding these proteins:
- the rsfS gene encoding ribosome silencing factor: protein MTHSSHRPPAATDTSAPNSPGEDDALKLACAVAAAADERKAGDITILQVGDVSYLADYFVLATGFSAVQVRAITRSIEASLETDYNRRPLRVEGQGEGSWIVMDYGEVIAHIFMPEARDYYDLEAFWGHANQIPFQSSSQHFSPAQF, encoded by the coding sequence ATGACCCATTCTTCCCACCGTCCGCCCGCGGCTACCGATACCTCTGCACCCAATAGTCCAGGAGAGGATGACGCCCTTAAGCTGGCCTGCGCTGTTGCCGCCGCCGCTGATGAGCGCAAGGCGGGCGACATTACGATTTTGCAGGTGGGAGATGTGTCGTATCTGGCCGATTATTTTGTCTTGGCCACTGGCTTTTCGGCGGTGCAGGTGCGGGCGATTACCCGCTCCATCGAAGCCAGTTTAGAGACCGACTACAACCGTCGCCCCCTGCGGGTCGAAGGTCAGGGCGAGGGCAGCTGGATCGTGATGGACTATGGCGAAGTCATTGCCCACATCTTCATGCCTGAAGCCCGAGATTACTACGACCTAGAAGCCTTCTGGGGCCATGCTAACCAAATTCCCTTTCAGTCCTCCAGTCAGCACTTCAGCCCGGCCCAATTTTAA
- a CDS encoding CGLD27 family protein, with protein sequence MPQRCPVPAEQQPINEYQDVRESWFYSWGSRDLTDYLKLLVMLWLVGWVVAGPMAAASFAPAKHPAPFALSGALGALGLPMLALLQLYVGWAHVGGRLRQTTVPYEESGWYDGQLWVKPEEVSNRDRLIVDYQVQPVLQRIRRTLGVVALLLALGLIAWPLV encoded by the coding sequence ATGCCTCAACGATGTCCAGTACCGGCTGAGCAGCAGCCCATCAACGAATACCAGGACGTGCGGGAGTCCTGGTTTTATAGCTGGGGCAGTCGCGATCTGACAGACTATCTCAAGCTTCTGGTGATGCTTTGGCTGGTGGGGTGGGTCGTAGCCGGGCCGATGGCCGCCGCCAGCTTCGCCCCCGCCAAACACCCTGCGCCCTTTGCTCTCAGCGGTGCGCTGGGTGCGCTGGGGTTGCCCATGCTGGCGCTGCTTCAGCTCTACGTGGGGTGGGCCCACGTGGGCGGGCGGCTGCGACAAACCACCGTACCCTACGAAGAGTCGGGCTGGTACGACGGCCAGCTGTGGGTAAAGCCCGAAGAGGTATCCAACCGCGATCGCTTAATCGTAGACTACCAGGTGCAGCCCGTTCTCCAGCGCATTCGCCGCACCCTGGGGGTCGTAGCTCTACTGCTTGCCCTGGGGCTAATTGCCTGGCCCTTGGTGTAG